From Pelotomaculum schinkii, the proteins below share one genomic window:
- the fusA gene encoding elongation factor G: MARHFPLDKIRNIGIMAHIDAGKTTTTERILFYTGRVHKIGEVHDGAATMDWMVQEQERGITITSAATSCQWRDSQINIIDTPGHVDFTVEVERSLRVLDGAVAVFCSVGGVEPQSETVWRQADKYGVPRIAYINKMDRVGADFYRGVKMIKERLGANPAPLQIPIGSEDNFRGVIDLIRNKAIIYTDDLGTCREETDIPQDMAEEAKAMRDSLIEAVAESDEDLMLKYLNNEEITEAEIMKGLRKATLAVKLIPVLCGSAFKNKGVQPLLDAIVDYLPAPTDIPPIRGTNPKNGGEEERAARDDEPFAALAFKIAVDPYVGKLTFFRVYSGQLKTGSYVFNSVKGRKERIGRILRMHANHREDIDEVFAGDIVAAVGLKSTGTGDTLCEEKSQVVLEAMDFPEPVIQVAIEPKTKLDQEKMGIALQKLAEEDPTFRVNTDVETGQTLINGMGELHLEIIVDRMLREFKVEANVGRPQVAYKETIRKKVKAEGKFIRQSGGRGQYGHVVLEIEPREPGEGYLFTNKIIGGVVPREYIPAVDAGIREAMENGVLAGFPVVDVGVTLLDGSYHDVDSSEMAFKIAGSMGFKSAAGKAGAVLLEPVMKVEVTVNDEYMGDVIGDLNSRRGRIEEMEPRNGAQIIHAFVPLAEMFGYATDLRSRTQGRGVYSMQFSHYAQTPDNIAEGIIARRQGHAIGNN, from the coding sequence GTGGCGCGTCATTTTCCATTAGACAAAATAAGAAACATTGGCATCATGGCCCATATCGACGCCGGCAAGACCACCACCACCGAACGTATACTGTTTTATACAGGTAGGGTGCATAAGATTGGGGAAGTTCACGACGGGGCAGCGACCATGGACTGGATGGTTCAGGAACAGGAGCGGGGGATTACCATTACGTCCGCCGCTACCAGCTGCCAATGGCGTGATAGCCAGATTAATATCATCGACACGCCAGGGCACGTGGACTTCACTGTTGAAGTGGAGCGCTCCCTGCGTGTGCTTGATGGCGCGGTTGCCGTTTTTTGCTCGGTTGGAGGTGTTGAGCCGCAGTCGGAAACGGTATGGCGGCAGGCTGACAAGTATGGTGTCCCGCGTATCGCCTATATTAATAAAATGGACCGCGTGGGGGCTGATTTTTACCGGGGCGTGAAGATGATCAAGGAGCGTCTGGGAGCCAACCCGGCGCCTCTGCAGATACCCATCGGGTCGGAGGACAACTTCCGGGGAGTCATCGATCTAATCAGGAATAAGGCTATCATATACACGGACGACCTTGGCACTTGCCGTGAAGAGACCGATATCCCGCAGGATATGGCTGAAGAAGCCAAAGCCATGCGGGACAGTCTGATTGAGGCGGTAGCCGAGTCGGATGAAGACCTGATGCTGAAATACCTCAATAACGAGGAAATCACAGAAGCAGAAATCATGAAGGGCCTGCGCAAGGCGACCCTGGCGGTAAAACTGATTCCGGTATTATGCGGCTCCGCCTTTAAAAACAAAGGAGTGCAGCCGCTTTTAGACGCGATTGTGGATTACCTGCCCGCGCCGACCGACATACCGCCCATCCGGGGCACAAACCCTAAAAACGGCGGAGAGGAAGAGCGCGCGGCCAGGGATGATGAGCCATTCGCAGCCCTGGCCTTTAAGATTGCAGTTGACCCCTATGTGGGCAAGCTGACCTTCTTTCGGGTCTACTCCGGCCAGTTAAAGACCGGCTCATACGTTTTCAACTCAGTTAAGGGGCGCAAGGAGAGGATCGGCCGCATCTTGAGGATGCACGCCAACCACCGTGAAGATATCGACGAGGTTTTTGCCGGCGATATCGTGGCGGCCGTAGGCTTGAAGTCGACCGGCACCGGCGACACCCTGTGCGAGGAAAAGAGCCAGGTGGTCCTGGAGGCTATGGATTTTCCGGAGCCGGTAATCCAGGTGGCCATCGAGCCAAAGACCAAGCTGGACCAGGAGAAAATGGGTATTGCCCTGCAGAAGCTGGCGGAAGAGGATCCCACCTTCAGGGTTAACACCGATGTCGAGACCGGCCAGACGCTGATCAACGGCATGGGCGAGCTGCACCTGGAAATTATCGTGGACAGGATGCTCAGGGAATTCAAGGTGGAGGCCAACGTCGGGCGGCCGCAGGTGGCTTACAAGGAAACCATACGCAAAAAGGTTAAAGCCGAGGGCAAGTTTATTCGCCAGTCCGGCGGCCGCGGCCAGTACGGTCACGTGGTGCTGGAAATTGAACCCAGGGAGCCTGGCGAAGGCTACCTTTTTACCAATAAAATTATCGGCGGCGTCGTACCCAGGGAATACATCCCGGCGGTCGACGCGGGAATCAGGGAAGCCATGGAAAACGGTGTCCTGGCGGGCTTTCCGGTTGTCGACGTGGGAGTTACCCTGCTGGACGGTTCCTACCACGATGTCGACTCCTCAGAAATGGCCTTTAAGATTGCCGGTTCAATGGGCTTCAAGAGCGCTGCCGGCAAGGCCGGAGCGGTCCTGTTAGAGCCGGTCATGAAGGTTGAAGTGACGGTCAACGACGAGTACATGGGCGACGTTATCGGTGACCTGAACTCGCGGCGGGGCCG
- the rpsG gene encoding 30S ribosomal protein S7 gives MPRRGAAPKIEVLPDPVYRSKVLTKLINQVMLDGKKSLAEQIVYGALDIVQEKTGKSGLEVFETAMKNVMPVLEVKARRVGGANYQVPIEVRHDRRQTLGIRWLTKYAREHAGHTMEERLAGEIMDAAAGTGGSVKKREDTHKMAEANKAFAHYRW, from the coding sequence ATGCCTAGAAGAGGCGCGGCTCCGAAAATAGAAGTTTTACCGGACCCCGTTTACCGGAGCAAGGTTTTAACCAAGTTGATCAACCAGGTAATGCTGGACGGCAAGAAAAGCCTGGCTGAACAAATAGTCTACGGCGCGCTGGACATCGTCCAGGAAAAGACTGGCAAGAGCGGGCTGGAAGTATTTGAAACAGCGATGAAAAACGTCATGCCGGTGCTCGAGGTGAAGGCCCGCCGTGTAGGTGGCGCCAACTACCAGGTCCCGATCGAAGTTCGCCATGACCGCAGGCAGACACTGGGTATCCGGTGGCTGACCAAATATGCCCGTGAGCATGCCGGACATACTATGGAGGAGAGACTCGCCGGCGAAATCATGGACGCGGCGGCCGGTACTGGCGGTTCTGTTAAGAAGAGAGAAGACACGCATAAAATGGCGGAAGCCAACAAGGCATTTGCGCACTACAGGTGGTAA
- the rpsL gene encoding 30S ribosomal protein S12 encodes MPTISQLIRSGRQETTKKSTAPALKECPQKRGVCTRVYTTTPKKPNSALRKVARVRLTHGVEVTSYIPGIGHNLQEHSVVLVRGGRVKDIPGVRYHIVRGALDSAGVQNRNKARSKYGAKRPKK; translated from the coding sequence ATGCCAACCATCAGCCAACTGATCCGCAGCGGTCGTCAAGAAACTACGAAAAAATCCACGGCTCCGGCCTTGAAGGAGTGTCCACAAAAGAGGGGTGTCTGCACCAGGGTTTACACTACCACCCCTAAAAAGCCGAACTCCGCCCTGCGTAAAGTAGCACGTGTCAGACTCACCCACGGTGTTGAGGTTACCTCCTACATTCCCGGTATTGGACACAACCTGCAGGAGCACTCGGTCGTTTTGGTAAGAGGCGGCAGGGTCAAGGATATACCTGGCGTCAGGTATCACATCGTGCGCGGCGCCCTGGATTCCGCGGGAGTGCAGAACAGGAACAAGGCTCGCTCCAAATACGGCGCCAAGAGGCCTAAAAAGTAA
- a CDS encoding ribosomal L7Ae/L30e/S12e/Gadd45 family protein, translating to MAYKRLMAAKKRTVGSKETLKAIEKGRAKVVYVAQGADRHVIEPIIQASTAKGIPVIEVDSMLALGKACHIEVGCASAAVVEE from the coding sequence ATGGCTTACAAGAGGCTGATGGCAGCCAAGAAAAGAACGGTCGGTTCCAAAGAGACCCTGAAGGCCATTGAAAAAGGTCGCGCCAAGGTGGTTTACGTAGCCCAGGGCGCGGACCGGCATGTCATCGAACCTATTATACAGGCAAGTACCGCCAAAGGTATTCCGGTGATCGAGGTAGATTCCATGCTGGCGCTGGGCAAGGCCTGTCACATTGAGGTGGGCTGCGCGTCGGCAGCCGTAGTTGAGGAATAA
- a CDS encoding ISLre2 family transposase: MNTSPQIQAAQDYLKESSWLQEKRVSTLLNSVLAGKTNFNTLEKELFTIARDYLIQMLTAFLEHLDRLILYSAEREGWEVVEIRERSLETTLGVLSYPRRYYKKRTLSGAYAYTFLLDELLGIPARAHVSARLSEIAVMLAAEQTYRKAKETLKTTLGVSISHETIHRDVQVAGEHLKKWDGETGLDGTGIRVVPLLVVEVDGAMIKQQRRHKRSEQRRFELKTAVVYEGWEEGPNGRAKLINPTYFIYHGKGEEFWGALERRLSRLYDLDGCPRKIIAGDGADWIREGADLLGAEYQYCRFHLKRDLISLFNPQHRKKLEKILYTNDTNSRAAFNMFLRTLIIEEPNETRKEKLRAFQSLINSVWEGITDWRERNRPCPSPARGLGVIEPNVGHTIARRFKHQGASWSVNGSDNLAHVRCAKRNGNLIDILRLPGPPTPESEPVRVQDGYWARRQTDGLAAKDPGDWVRASLPAAYGPNQKSRELALLISRLTLDWIF; the protein is encoded by the coding sequence GTGAATACATCACCCCAAATCCAAGCAGCCCAAGACTATCTGAAAGAAAGTTCCTGGCTGCAAGAGAAAAGAGTGAGTACTTTACTTAACAGTGTACTTGCCGGAAAGACAAATTTCAATACTTTAGAAAAAGAACTATTTACCATTGCCAGAGACTACTTGATTCAGATGCTGACTGCATTTTTAGAACACCTTGATCGGCTCATACTTTACTCGGCCGAACGGGAGGGTTGGGAAGTAGTTGAAATAAGGGAGCGAAGCCTCGAAACCACCCTGGGGGTGCTCAGCTACCCAAGACGCTACTACAAAAAGCGCACTTTAAGCGGAGCTTACGCTTACACCTTTTTGCTGGACGAACTGCTGGGTATACCAGCAAGAGCGCATGTCTCTGCCCGGTTGAGCGAAATAGCCGTAATGCTTGCCGCCGAACAAACCTACAGGAAGGCAAAAGAAACCTTAAAGACCACTTTGGGGGTGAGCATCAGCCACGAGACCATCCATCGGGATGTCCAAGTAGCCGGTGAACACCTCAAGAAATGGGATGGGGAAACTGGCTTAGACGGTACCGGTATCCGTGTTGTCCCTTTATTGGTTGTCGAAGTAGACGGAGCGATGATCAAACAACAGCGCCGGCACAAAAGAAGTGAGCAGAGACGCTTTGAGTTAAAAACAGCGGTAGTTTATGAAGGGTGGGAAGAAGGTCCGAATGGCAGAGCAAAACTGATCAACCCCACTTACTTCATTTACCACGGAAAAGGAGAAGAATTTTGGGGCGCCTTAGAACGGCGTTTAAGCCGGCTCTACGATCTTGACGGCTGCCCAAGAAAAATTATTGCCGGGGACGGAGCCGACTGGATCCGGGAAGGAGCCGATCTTTTAGGGGCCGAATATCAATACTGCCGGTTCCACTTAAAAAGGGATCTTATTAGCCTGTTTAACCCCCAGCACAGAAAAAAACTCGAGAAAATCCTCTATACGAACGACACGAACAGCCGGGCCGCTTTCAATATGTTTTTAAGGACGTTGATCATTGAAGAACCAAACGAAACCAGAAAAGAAAAACTAAGAGCTTTCCAAAGCCTAATCAATAGCGTTTGGGAAGGGATTACCGACTGGCGGGAAAGAAACCGTCCCTGCCCTTCCCCGGCCCGGGGATTGGGAGTTATCGAACCCAATGTGGGGCATACCATTGCCCGTCGGTTTAAACATCAGGGGGCTTCCTGGTCGGTAAACGGATCTGACAATCTCGCCCATGTTCGTTGTGCAAAAAGAAACGGTAATCTTATAGATATTCTTCGCCTGCCAGGGCCGCCTACTCCAGAGAGTGAGCCGGTACGAGTTCAGGACGGCTATTGGGCCAGAAGACAAACAGATGGCCTGGCTGCAAAAGATCCTGGGGATTGGGTACGGGCATCCTTGCCGGCAGCTTATGGACCCAATCAGAAAAGCCGGGAACTGGCATTACTAATTAGCCGTCTCACTTTAGATTGGATTTTTTAG
- the rpoC gene encoding DNA-directed RNA polymerase subunit beta' — MIDLNHFERIRIGLASPEQITAWSSGEVKKPETINYRTLKPERDGLFCERIFGPTRDWECHCGKYKRVRYKGVICDRCGVEVTRSKVRRERLGHIELAAPVSHIWYFKGIPSRMGLLLDMSPRALEKVLYFVSYIVTDPGETGMIKKQLLTESEYRENREKYGAAFKAGMGAEAVKKLLEEINLEELAYELRHELKEVTGQRRIRAIRRLEVVEAFRKSGNRPEWMILDVVPVIPPELRPMVQLDGGRFATSDLNDLYRRVINRNNRLKRLLDLGAPDIIVRNEKRMLQEAVDALIDNGRRGRPVTGPGNRPLKSLSDMLKGKQGRFRQNLLGKRVDYSGRSVIVVGPELHIHQCGLPKEMALELFKPFVMKRLVNEGFAHNIKSAKRMVERVRPEVWDVLEEVIYEHPVLLNRAPTLHRLGIQAFEPVLVEGKAIQIHPMVCTAYNADFDGDQMAVHVPLSAEAQSEARLLMLSANNILNPKDGKPVAIPTQDMVLGSYYLTMERENDLGEGMCFKSSDEAVMAYENKCVSLHAKIKVRLDGLGLMETTVGRVIFNEVIPRELGFINQVAEKKVLSRIVDDCYRKLGFSETTKLLDGIKKLGFTYATRAGVTIGIQDITIPEAKKEILKEAEQTVEKVETQYRRGLITDDERYRTVIGIWNEATRNVTNALITTLARFNPVYMMANSGARGNIQQIRQLAGMRGLMADPSGRIIDLPIKANFREGLTVLEYFISTHGARKGLADTALRTADSGYLTRRLVDVAQDVIVREVDCGTTQGIEVMEIKDGTEVIEKVEDRFIGRVALEDIKHPETGEVLAQADTEITEEQAQRILAAGIKKVKIRSVLTCRTRFGVCIKCYGRNLATGRKVDIGEAVGIIAAQSIGEPGTQLTMRTFHTGGVAGDDITQGLPRVEELFEARRPKGQSIVAETDGVIAVREVKGRREIEVTGDDGEKTVYQVPYGARLKVRDDEHVYAGDELTEGSVNPHDLLKIKGVQGVQVYLLHEVQRVYRLQGVDINDKHIEVMIRQMLRKVKIEEPGDTDLLPGGLIDIFEFEEENNKALANGGEAATAKPVLLGITKASLATDSFLSAASFQETTRVLTEAAIKGKTDPLLGLKENVIIGKLVPAGTGMSRYRNISVNADEDMVDLDEEDTLPEAGDALYLETPL; from the coding sequence TTGATAGATTTAAACCACTTTGAACGGATCCGGATTGGCCTTGCCTCTCCCGAACAAATCACTGCCTGGTCCAGCGGCGAGGTCAAAAAGCCCGAGACTATCAACTATCGCACGCTCAAGCCCGAAAGAGACGGGCTATTCTGCGAGCGCATTTTCGGACCCACGCGGGACTGGGAATGCCATTGCGGCAAGTATAAGCGGGTCCGCTATAAAGGGGTCATCTGTGACCGGTGCGGTGTAGAGGTGACCCGCTCCAAGGTCCGCCGCGAGAGGCTCGGCCACATTGAACTGGCGGCTCCGGTGTCACATATTTGGTACTTCAAGGGCATTCCCAGCCGCATGGGGCTCCTGTTGGATATGTCCCCGCGGGCGCTGGAAAAGGTCCTCTACTTTGTTTCCTATATAGTAACAGACCCCGGTGAAACCGGAATGATTAAAAAACAGCTCCTGACCGAGTCCGAGTACCGCGAAAACCGGGAAAAATACGGCGCGGCCTTTAAAGCCGGCATGGGCGCCGAGGCTGTTAAGAAGCTCCTGGAGGAAATCAACCTGGAGGAGCTGGCCTACGAACTGCGCCATGAACTCAAAGAGGTCACGGGACAGCGCAGGATCCGGGCGATCCGCCGCCTGGAGGTGGTCGAAGCCTTCCGCAAATCGGGCAACCGGCCGGAGTGGATGATCCTGGATGTGGTCCCGGTCATTCCACCGGAACTGCGCCCCATGGTGCAGCTGGACGGCGGCCGTTTTGCCACCTCAGACTTAAATGACCTCTACCGCCGTGTGATCAACCGCAACAACCGCTTAAAGAGGCTTTTGGACCTCGGCGCGCCGGATATTATCGTGCGCAACGAAAAGAGGATGCTGCAGGAGGCGGTGGACGCTTTAATCGATAACGGCCGCCGCGGCCGCCCGGTAACGGGTCCCGGCAACCGGCCTTTGAAATCGCTCTCCGATATGCTCAAAGGCAAACAGGGCCGTTTCCGCCAGAACCTTCTCGGCAAGCGGGTCGACTACTCCGGCCGCTCGGTCATCGTGGTCGGGCCGGAACTGCACATACACCAGTGCGGCCTGCCCAAAGAAATGGCGCTGGAACTGTTCAAGCCCTTTGTTATGAAGCGCCTGGTTAATGAAGGCTTCGCCCACAACATCAAAAGCGCCAAGAGGATGGTTGAGCGGGTGCGCCCCGAGGTCTGGGACGTCCTCGAAGAAGTTATTTATGAGCACCCGGTGCTGTTAAACCGCGCCCCCACCTTGCACCGTCTGGGCATTCAGGCCTTTGAGCCGGTGCTGGTAGAAGGCAAGGCCATCCAGATTCACCCGATGGTATGTACCGCTTACAACGCCGACTTCGACGGTGACCAGATGGCGGTGCACGTGCCCCTGTCAGCCGAGGCGCAATCCGAAGCCAGGCTTTTGATGCTGTCAGCCAACAACATCTTGAACCCCAAGGACGGGAAGCCGGTTGCGATTCCAACCCAGGACATGGTGTTGGGAAGCTACTACCTGACCATGGAGCGGGAGAATGATTTAGGCGAGGGCATGTGTTTTAAAAGCAGTGACGAGGCCGTGATGGCCTATGAAAATAAATGCGTCTCTCTGCACGCCAAAATCAAGGTCCGTCTCGACGGGCTGGGCCTGATGGAAACCACGGTGGGCAGGGTGATATTTAATGAAGTAATCCCCAGGGAACTGGGCTTTATCAACCAGGTGGCGGAGAAAAAGGTCTTAAGCAGGATCGTCGACGACTGCTACCGCAAGCTGGGTTTCTCGGAAACCACCAAGCTCCTGGACGGGATCAAGAAGCTGGGCTTCACCTATGCCACCAGGGCCGGTGTCACCATCGGCATCCAGGACATCACTATTCCCGAGGCTAAAAAAGAAATTCTCAAAGAGGCCGAGCAGACTGTTGAAAAAGTGGAAACGCAGTACCGGCGCGGCTTGATTACCGACGACGAGCGCTACCGCACCGTGATCGGGATTTGGAACGAAGCCACCAGAAACGTAACCAACGCCTTGATTACGACCCTTGCCCGATTCAACCCGGTCTACATGATGGCCAACTCCGGGGCTCGCGGCAACATCCAGCAGATCCGCCAGCTGGCCGGCATGCGCGGCCTGATGGCCGACCCCTCCGGGCGGATTATCGACCTGCCCATTAAGGCAAACTTCCGGGAAGGCCTGACCGTACTGGAGTACTTTATCTCCACGCACGGCGCCAGGAAGGGCCTGGCCGATACGGCGCTCCGGACCGCCGACTCCGGATATCTCACCCGCCGGCTGGTGGACGTGGCCCAGGACGTAATCGTCCGCGAGGTCGACTGCGGCACCACCCAGGGCATCGAGGTAATGGAAATCAAGGACGGCACAGAGGTTATTGAAAAGGTGGAGGACAGGTTTATCGGACGGGTGGCGCTTGAAGATATCAAGCATCCCGAAACCGGTGAAGTACTGGCCCAAGCCGACACGGAAATCACTGAAGAACAGGCGCAGAGGATCCTGGCGGCCGGCATCAAAAAAGTTAAAATCCGCTCGGTTTTAACCTGCCGGACCCGTTTTGGGGTCTGCATCAAGTGCTACGGCCGCAACCTGGCCACCGGCCGCAAGGTGGATATAGGGGAGGCGGTGGGCATCATTGCCGCCCAGAGCATCGGCGAGCCGGGCACCCAGTTGACCATGCGCACCTTCCACACCGGCGGTGTGGCCGGGGACGATATCACCCAGGGTCTGCCGAGGGTAGAGGAGCTATTTGAAGCCCGCCGGCCCAAGGGCCAGTCCATTGTAGCCGAGACCGACGGTGTAATTGCCGTGCGCGAGGTCAAGGGCCGCCGGGAAATTGAGGTCACCGGCGATGACGGCGAAAAGACCGTCTACCAGGTGCCCTACGGCGCCCGTCTCAAAGTAAGGGACGACGAGCATGTATATGCCGGTGATGAACTTACCGAGGGTTCCGTCAACCCGCACGATCTATTAAAAATCAAAGGCGTGCAGGGGGTGCAGGTTTACCTGCTCCATGAAGTGCAGCGGGTGTACCGCCTGCAGGGCGTGGATATCAACGATAAGCATATCGAAGTAATGATCCGCCAGATGCTGCGCAAGGTGAAAATAGAAGAGCCCGGCGACACCGACCTTTTGCCCGGCGGGCTGATCGATATCTTCGAGTTCGAGGAAGAGAACAACAAGGCCCTGGCCAACGGAGGAGAAGCCGCCACGGCCAAGCCGGTGCTTCTGGGTATCACCAAGGCCTCCCTGGCCACAGACTCATTCCTGTCGGCGGCCTCCTTCCAGGAAACCACGCGGGTGCTGACCGAGGCGGCCATCAAGGGCAAGACGGACCCTCTTTTGGGCCTGAAGGAAAACGTGATTATCGGCAAGCTTGTCCCCGCCGGGACCGGCATGTCGCGCTACCGCAATATCAGCGTCAACGCGGATGAGGATATGGTCGACCTGGACGAAGAGGACACCCTGCCGGAAGCCGGCGACGCCCTCTACCTGGAGACCCCGCTCTAA